GAAAGCACGTTCCCTCAACGTCCCCTCAACATCTGCATGGTTGCGTCGGAGGTCGTCCCCCTGGCTAAAACCGGTGGCCTCGCGGATGTCGTCGGCGCACTCGCCGTCGAGTTTGCCTCGCTGGGGCACGACGTCGCCGTGGTCCTGCCCGCATATCGACAAGTGGATATGCACGGGTATGAGACGGTGGATGTGTGCAGCCTCTCGATTCCAGCGGGAGATCAGTCCCTGGACGTTCGGATTCAACAGATACTCGTTCCAGCCTTGCAGGTGTCTGGGCTAGGACGCTTGCGTATTTTCGTCGTTCGATATGATCCGTTTTTCTCCAGGCCAGGCCTCTATCAAGAGGATGGTCGTGATTATCCGGACAACCTCGAACGGTTTGCTCTGTTTTGTCGAAGTGTCATGGAGCTGTTGCTGCACCTTTATGACAAGGAGCAGTGGCACACGGACCTGCTGCATCTCCACGATTGGCAAGCGGCACTGTGTGCGGTCTACTTGCGGACCTTGTATCACATGCGACCCGTACTGAGCCGGACCCGAAGCGTGTTGACGATTCACAATTTGGGCTATCAGGGATTATTCCCTCCGGAACAGTTCGCCGTGACGGGATTACCCAGCCACCTGTTTTCACCGGCTGCGCTCGAATTTTATGGGCGCGTGAACGTGCTGAAGGGTGGGTTGGTCTTCGCCGATCGTCTGACGACGGTCAGCCCGACCTACAGTCGAGAAATTCAGACCGCCGAATACGGATGTGGCTTGGAAGGGGTGATCACGGAGCGAAAGGCCGTCTTGTCGGGAATAGTGAATGGAATCGACGCGACTCTTTGGAACCCGAGGACGGACCGCTATTTGCCTGCTCCCTATACTCTTTCCGATCTCTCGGGAAAGGTTCGTTGTAAGCAGATGCTTCAACGTGAGTTGGGGCTGCGCCAACTCAAGGGGCCGCTCCTGGCTGTGGTCGCGAGACTGACCAGTCAAAAGGGCATCGATTTGGTCATCGACATCTTGCCGGAACTCATGGGGCTCAACGCACAGGTGGTGATTCTTGGGACGGGGGATCCGCTCTACGAAGCGCAGGTTCGGGAGTTGGGGGAGCGGTATTCTGGTCGCATTGCCGTCCGGAATGTGTTTGATGAGGGGTTAGCCCACCGCATTGAGGCCGGTGCCGATATGTTCCTCATGCCGTCTCGCTATGAGCCGTGCGGGCTCAGCCAGCTCTATAGTCTGCGGTATGGAACGGTCCCCATTGTGCGGAAGACCGGCGGTCTGGCCGATACGGTCGTGGGCTATACGCCGAGCGCCTTGAGAGAGTTGCGCGCCACTGGGTTTACATTTACGGATACCAACTCAGCTTCACTGTTGACCGCAGTGTTGCTGGCCCTTTCGGTCTACAGGAAAAAGGCGGATTGGCAGCGTCTGATCAAGGCAGGGATGGAGCAGGACTTGTCCTGGACCCGCTCGGCGTCGACCTATATTCAATTGTTTGAGGAACTGGTCGCCGGAGAAAGTCAACGGGCGTAGGAAAGATGTCGAGAACGAGGACGGACTAGCGGAGCGCTGCCTGCAAGGTGAGTGCGAGGTGAGAGAGTCGTTCCTTTGCTTGCGTGGTGTAGTACGAGTAGTCCGCTCCTCCATGGTTTTGCAGCACATCGCGAAATTGATCCATTGCCACATCCGGTTCGCCAGCGGACATTGCCAGATCTCCCGCATGCAGGCTGCATGATGCCGCCATGGCGCGCACATCAACTGCCAGGCGGGAGGCAGGTTCGCTGACCATGGACTTCAGCTTCTTCGGCAGGAGACTGTCGAGCGTTGATTGAGGAAGTCGAACCAGGCTCACCTCGCGCAATTTATTCGCATCCAGAAGC
This window of the Nitrospira sp. genome carries:
- the glgA gene encoding glycogen synthase GlgA; protein product: MESTFPQRPLNICMVASEVVPLAKTGGLADVVGALAVEFASLGHDVAVVLPAYRQVDMHGYETVDVCSLSIPAGDQSLDVRIQQILVPALQVSGLGRLRIFVVRYDPFFSRPGLYQEDGRDYPDNLERFALFCRSVMELLLHLYDKEQWHTDLLHLHDWQAALCAVYLRTLYHMRPVLSRTRSVLTIHNLGYQGLFPPEQFAVTGLPSHLFSPAALEFYGRVNVLKGGLVFADRLTTVSPTYSREIQTAEYGCGLEGVITERKAVLSGIVNGIDATLWNPRTDRYLPAPYTLSDLSGKVRCKQMLQRELGLRQLKGPLLAVVARLTSQKGIDLVIDILPELMGLNAQVVILGTGDPLYEAQVRELGERYSGRIAVRNVFDEGLAHRIEAGADMFLMPSRYEPCGLSQLYSLRYGTVPIVRKTGGLADTVVGYTPSALRELRATGFTFTDTNSASLLTAVLLALSVYRKKADWQRLIKAGMEQDLSWTRSASTYIQLFEELVAGESQRA